The following are encoded together in the Tribolium castaneum strain GA2 chromosome 3, icTriCast1.1, whole genome shotgun sequence genome:
- the RpS20 gene encoding small ribosomal subunit protein uS10, with amino-acid sequence MASAIKEVNPEKPGQDAPPIHHIRITLTSRNVRSLEKVCSDLIDAAKKQKLRVKGPVRMPTKILRITTRKTPCGEGSKTWDRFQMRIHKRVIDLHSPSEIVKQITSINIEPGVEVEVTIADA; translated from the exons ATG GCATCTGCTATCAAAGAGGTTAACCCCGAAAAACCCGGCCAGGATGCGCCCCCAATCCACCACATCCGGATCACCCTAACATCCCGAAACGTCCGTTCGCTTGAAAAAGTCTGTTCGGACTTAATTGACGCCGCCAAGAAGCAAAAATTGCGCGTCAAGGGGCCAGTCCGCATGCCAACCAAGATCTTGCGGATCACCACCAGGAAAACGCCCTGTGGTGAAGGTTCCAAGACCTGGGACCGATTCCAGATGAGGATTCACAAGAGGGTCATCGATTTGCACTCCCCCTCTGAAATCGTCAAACAGATCACCTCAATCAACATTGAGCCCGGCGTGGAGGTTGAAGTAACCATTGCAGATGCCTAA
- the Dek gene encoding protein DEK isoform X3, giving the protein MTVKMSSEGDSSKNLSSESNEKNEAENTDSSQDAKDAKPDAATENSVEKKEEDAKPKEAPNEASDEADKKPETDKSATDKVENAKGDTKPSEKKEEKTKAKEKDEEENSEQEDEKSEDGGDDEKDVPLLDQPLEKSGKRERKNVQRFNEEFPSETKEVVKVEIPNGSGTSLGAIPRIDASISRFKNEDMRLLHKILFKLQGKVTMIKKNIKKFNGFEFKKGSEEYSKKVASMTKCDVKQLKSICEMLDLQKTGSKDDIVERILDFLLEPKDSGKPVGGGRPKRTAAVRANNRGYSSHDNYSSDERNSGSASDEDFEPSDEGSDEKPTVKKRKRVDRKKIDSEDEEESDMESATSDEDSDFQEEPKSKRRKTAKANNKNKGKGTGKRGRPPTKKTTKAGKKKNKDSSEEDEEEEEESEQKEASSSSEDEPLVKKAAKSAQPPTDDEIKTYVKEILEGANLEQITMKTVCQQVYAHYPDFDLAHKKDFIKSTVKSLIST; this is encoded by the exons ATGACAGTTAAGATGTCTAGTGAAGGTGATTCTTCTAAAAATCTCTCTTCAGAG TCTAACGAGAAGAACGAGGCCGAAAATACCGATTCTTCTCAAGACGCAAAAGACGCCAAGCCTGACGCAGCAACTGAAAACAGCGTCGAAAAGAAGGAGGAGGACGCAAAGCCCAAGGAGGCCCCAAATGAGGCTTCAGATGAGGCCGATAAAAAGCCTGAAACCGATAAATCGGCAACAGATAAAGTAGAAAACGCAAAAGGCGACACGAAGCCTTCcgagaaaaaggaggagaaaACTAAAGCTAAGGAGAAGGATGAGGAGGAAAACAGCGAGCAGGAGGATGAAAAGAGTGAGGACGGTGGTGATGACGAAAAAGACGTGCCATTACTGGACCAACCTTTGGAGAAGTCTGGGAAACGGGAGCGGAAAAATGTACAGCGTTTCAATGAGGAATTTCCATCGGAAACTAAAGAA GTTGTAAAGGTTGAGATACCCAATGGGTCTGGTACTTCTCTGGGTGCAATACCGCGGATTGACGCGTCAATTTCCCGGTTTAAAAACGAAGATATGAGACTTCTTCACAAGATTTTGTTCAAGTTGCAAGGAAAGGTTACAATGATTaagaaaaatatcaaaaagttCAATGgctttgaatttaaaaaaggtTCAGAGGAGTATTCTAAAAAGGTGGCATCTATGACTAAGTGTGATGTAAAACAACTGAAAAGCATTTGCGAGATGCTAGACCTTCAGAAAACGGGGTCTAAAGATGATATTGTTGAAAGGATACTTGATTTCCTCTTGGAACCTAAAGATTCTGGAAAACCTGTTGGAGGAGGAAGACCGAAAAGAACTGCAGCTGTGAGAGCAAACAACAGAGGATATTCGTCTCACGATAACTATTCTAGTGATGAGAGGAATAGCGGAAG TGCCAGCGATGAAGACTTTGAGCCCTCTGATGAAGGCAGCGATGAAAAGCCAACAGTTAAGAAACGTAAACGTGTTGATCGCAAAAAGATCGACTCTGAGGACGAAGAAGAGAGCGATATGGAAAGTGCTACTTCAGACGAAGACAGCGAC TTCCAGGAAGAGCCTAAATCTAAACGGAGGAAGACTGCAAAAgctaacaataaaaataagggAAAAGGAACTGGAAAACGGGGCAGGCCGCCTACTAAGAAAACAACCAAAGCTGGAAAGAAAAAGAACAAAGACAGTTCCGAAGAGGACGAAGAAGAGGAGGAAGAGAGCGAGCAGAAGGAAGCAAGCAGTTCTTCTGAAGACGAACCTTTAGTGAAAAAAGCAGCAAAGAGCGCTCAACCTCCAACT gatgATGAGATAAAAACCTACGTGAAAGAAATTTTAGAAGGCGCCAATTTGGAACAGATCACAATGAAGACGGTTTGTCAACAAGTTTATGCACATTATCCTGACTTTGATCTCGCACACAAAAAGGATTTCATAAAGTCTACTGTAAAATCT cTTATATCAACGTGA
- the Dek gene encoding protein DEK isoform X2 — MTVKMSSEGDSSKNLSSESNEKNEAENTDSSQDAKDAKPDAATENSVEKKEEDAKPKEAPNEASDEADKKPETDKSATDKVENAKGDTKPSEKKEEKTKAKEKDEEENSEQEDEKSEDGGDDEKDVPLLDQPLEKSGKRERKNVQRFNEEFPSETKEVVKVEIPNGSGTSLGAIPRIDASISRFKNEDMRLLHKILFKLQGKVTMIKKNIKKFNGFEFKKGSEEYSKKVASMTKCDVKQLKSICEMLDLQKTGSKDDIVERILDFLLEPKDSGKPVGGGRPKRTAAVRANNRGYSSHDNYSSDERNSGSSSASDEDFEPSDEGSDEKPTVKKRKRVDRKKIDSEDEEESDMESATSDEDSDFQEEPKSKRRKTAKANNKNKGKGTGKRGRPPTKKTTKAGKKKNKDSSEEDEEEEEESEQKEASSSSEDEPLVKKAAKSAQPPTDDEIKTYVKEILEGANLEQITMKTVCQQVYAHYPDFDLAHKKDFIKSTVKSLIST, encoded by the exons ATGACAGTTAAGATGTCTAGTGAAGGTGATTCTTCTAAAAATCTCTCTTCAGAG TCTAACGAGAAGAACGAGGCCGAAAATACCGATTCTTCTCAAGACGCAAAAGACGCCAAGCCTGACGCAGCAACTGAAAACAGCGTCGAAAAGAAGGAGGAGGACGCAAAGCCCAAGGAGGCCCCAAATGAGGCTTCAGATGAGGCCGATAAAAAGCCTGAAACCGATAAATCGGCAACAGATAAAGTAGAAAACGCAAAAGGCGACACGAAGCCTTCcgagaaaaaggaggagaaaACTAAAGCTAAGGAGAAGGATGAGGAGGAAAACAGCGAGCAGGAGGATGAAAAGAGTGAGGACGGTGGTGATGACGAAAAAGACGTGCCATTACTGGACCAACCTTTGGAGAAGTCTGGGAAACGGGAGCGGAAAAATGTACAGCGTTTCAATGAGGAATTTCCATCGGAAACTAAAGAA GTTGTAAAGGTTGAGATACCCAATGGGTCTGGTACTTCTCTGGGTGCAATACCGCGGATTGACGCGTCAATTTCCCGGTTTAAAAACGAAGATATGAGACTTCTTCACAAGATTTTGTTCAAGTTGCAAGGAAAGGTTACAATGATTaagaaaaatatcaaaaagttCAATGgctttgaatttaaaaaaggtTCAGAGGAGTATTCTAAAAAGGTGGCATCTATGACTAAGTGTGATGTAAAACAACTGAAAAGCATTTGCGAGATGCTAGACCTTCAGAAAACGGGGTCTAAAGATGATATTGTTGAAAGGATACTTGATTTCCTCTTGGAACCTAAAGATTCTGGAAAACCTGTTGGAGGAGGAAGACCGAAAAGAACTGCAGCTGTGAGAGCAAACAACAGAGGATATTCGTCTCACGATAACTATTCTAGTGATGAGAGGAATAGCGGAAG TTCTAGTGCCAGCGATGAAGACTTTGAGCCCTCTGATGAAGGCAGCGATGAAAAGCCAACAGTTAAGAAACGTAAACGTGTTGATCGCAAAAAGATCGACTCTGAGGACGAAGAAGAGAGCGATATGGAAAGTGCTACTTCAGACGAAGACAGCGAC TTCCAGGAAGAGCCTAAATCTAAACGGAGGAAGACTGCAAAAgctaacaataaaaataagggAAAAGGAACTGGAAAACGGGGCAGGCCGCCTACTAAGAAAACAACCAAAGCTGGAAAGAAAAAGAACAAAGACAGTTCCGAAGAGGACGAAGAAGAGGAGGAAGAGAGCGAGCAGAAGGAAGCAAGCAGTTCTTCTGAAGACGAACCTTTAGTGAAAAAAGCAGCAAAGAGCGCTCAACCTCCAACT gatgATGAGATAAAAACCTACGTGAAAGAAATTTTAGAAGGCGCCAATTTGGAACAGATCACAATGAAGACGGTTTGTCAACAAGTTTATGCACATTATCCTGACTTTGATCTCGCACACAAAAAGGATTTCATAAAGTCTACTGTAAAATCT cTTATATCAACGTGA
- the Dek gene encoding protein DEK isoform X1 has translation MTVKMSSEGDSSKNLSSESNEKNEAENTDSSQDAKDAKPDAATENSVEKKEEDAKPKEAPNEASDEADKKPETDKSATDKVENAKGDTKPSEKKEEKTKAKEKDEEENSEQEDEKSEDGGDDEKDVPLLDQPLEKSGKRERKNVQRFNEEFPSETKEVVKVEIPNGSGTSLGAIPRIDASISRFKNEDMRLLHKILFKLQGKVTMIKKNIKKFNGFEFKKGSEEYSKKVASMTKCDVKQLKSICEMLDLQKTGSKDDIVERILDFLLEPKDSGKPVGGGRPKRTAAVRANNRGYSSHDNYSSDERNSGRSGRDKGRRSNLKDDSSSASDEDFEPSDEGSDEKPTVKKRKRVDRKKIDSEDEEESDMESATSDEDSDFQEEPKSKRRKTAKANNKNKGKGTGKRGRPPTKKTTKAGKKKNKDSSEEDEEEEEESEQKEASSSSEDEPLVKKAAKSAQPPTDDEIKTYVKEILEGANLEQITMKTVCQQVYAHYPDFDLAHKKDFIKSTVKSLIST, from the exons ATGACAGTTAAGATGTCTAGTGAAGGTGATTCTTCTAAAAATCTCTCTTCAGAG TCTAACGAGAAGAACGAGGCCGAAAATACCGATTCTTCTCAAGACGCAAAAGACGCCAAGCCTGACGCAGCAACTGAAAACAGCGTCGAAAAGAAGGAGGAGGACGCAAAGCCCAAGGAGGCCCCAAATGAGGCTTCAGATGAGGCCGATAAAAAGCCTGAAACCGATAAATCGGCAACAGATAAAGTAGAAAACGCAAAAGGCGACACGAAGCCTTCcgagaaaaaggaggagaaaACTAAAGCTAAGGAGAAGGATGAGGAGGAAAACAGCGAGCAGGAGGATGAAAAGAGTGAGGACGGTGGTGATGACGAAAAAGACGTGCCATTACTGGACCAACCTTTGGAGAAGTCTGGGAAACGGGAGCGGAAAAATGTACAGCGTTTCAATGAGGAATTTCCATCGGAAACTAAAGAA GTTGTAAAGGTTGAGATACCCAATGGGTCTGGTACTTCTCTGGGTGCAATACCGCGGATTGACGCGTCAATTTCCCGGTTTAAAAACGAAGATATGAGACTTCTTCACAAGATTTTGTTCAAGTTGCAAGGAAAGGTTACAATGATTaagaaaaatatcaaaaagttCAATGgctttgaatttaaaaaaggtTCAGAGGAGTATTCTAAAAAGGTGGCATCTATGACTAAGTGTGATGTAAAACAACTGAAAAGCATTTGCGAGATGCTAGACCTTCAGAAAACGGGGTCTAAAGATGATATTGTTGAAAGGATACTTGATTTCCTCTTGGAACCTAAAGATTCTGGAAAACCTGTTGGAGGAGGAAGACCGAAAAGAACTGCAGCTGTGAGAGCAAACAACAGAGGATATTCGTCTCACGATAACTATTCTAGTGATGAGAGGAATAGCGGAAGGTCAGGACGAGATAAAGGTAGAAGATCTAATCTGAAGGATGATAGTTCTAGTGCCAGCGATGAAGACTTTGAGCCCTCTGATGAAGGCAGCGATGAAAAGCCAACAGTTAAGAAACGTAAACGTGTTGATCGCAAAAAGATCGACTCTGAGGACGAAGAAGAGAGCGATATGGAAAGTGCTACTTCAGACGAAGACAGCGAC TTCCAGGAAGAGCCTAAATCTAAACGGAGGAAGACTGCAAAAgctaacaataaaaataagggAAAAGGAACTGGAAAACGGGGCAGGCCGCCTACTAAGAAAACAACCAAAGCTGGAAAGAAAAAGAACAAAGACAGTTCCGAAGAGGACGAAGAAGAGGAGGAAGAGAGCGAGCAGAAGGAAGCAAGCAGTTCTTCTGAAGACGAACCTTTAGTGAAAAAAGCAGCAAAGAGCGCTCAACCTCCAACT gatgATGAGATAAAAACCTACGTGAAAGAAATTTTAGAAGGCGCCAATTTGGAACAGATCACAATGAAGACGGTTTGTCAACAAGTTTATGCACATTATCCTGACTTTGATCTCGCACACAAAAAGGATTTCATAAAGTCTACTGTAAAATCT cTTATATCAACGTGA
- the eIF2alpha gene encoding eukaryotic translation initiation factor 2 subunit 1: protein MPLSCRFYREKYPEVEDVVMVNVRAIAEMGAYVHLLEYKNIEGMILLSELSRRRIRSINKLIRVGKTEPVVVIRVDKDKGYIDLSKRRVSAEDVEKCTERFAKAKAVNSILRHVAELLKYESDEQLEELYQKTAWYFEEKYKKNKASAYDFFKQAVSDPSILAECQLDDRTKEVLLSNIKRKLTSQAVKIRADIECACYGYEGIDAVKTALKSGLSLSTDELPIKINLIAPPLYVMTTSTPEKQDGLKILNDAIEKIKATISELGGVFNVQMAPKVVTATDEAELQRQMERAELENTEVAGDDDDEEDGDEGQVYNENDNESEPEED, encoded by the exons ATGCCTCTCTCCTGTAGATTTTACAGGGAAAAGTACCCTGAAGTCGAGGATGTGGTGATGGTGAACGTTCGAGCCATTGCCGAAATGGGGGCTTACGTTCATTTACTGGAATATAAGAACATTGAAGGCATGATTTTGCTTTCCGAATTGTCGAGAAGACGTATTCGTtccataaataaattaattagagtAGGTAAAACGGAACCCGTTGTTGTAATAAGAGTGGACAAGGACAAGGGTTATATTGACTTGTCAAAAAGGCGTGTTAGTGCTGAGGATGTCGAGAAGTGCACTGAAAGATTTGCGAAAGCAAAGGCCGTCAATTCGATTCTTAGACACGTCGCTGAATTGCTCAAATATGAGTCAGATGAGCAGTTGGAGGAATTGTACCAAAAAACTGCGTGGTACTTTGAGGAaaagtacaagaaaaataaagcaagtgCTTATGATTTCTTCAAGCAGGCTGTCTc TGATCCCAGTATATTGGCCGAATGTCAGTTGGATGATAGAACCAAGGAAGTATTGTTGAGCAACATCAAGAGGAAACTGACTTCTCAAGCAGTCAAAATCCGTGCTGATATTGAATGTGCATGTTACGGCTATGAAGGAATTGACGCTGTGAAGACAGCCTTGAAGTCCGGTTTGTCGCTTTCAACTGATGAATTGCCAATTAAAATCAATCTCATTGCTCCTCCTCTCTACG TAATGACGACTTCTACGCCTGAAAAACAAGACGGGCTGAAAATACTAAACGATgcaattgagaaaataaaagcCACAATTTCTGAATTAGGTGGCGTTTTTAACGTTCAGATGGCT CCTAAAGTTGTGACAGCTACCGATGAAGCTGAGCTGCAAAGACAAATGGAAAGAGCCGAATTGGAAAACACTGAAGTTGCGGGCGACGACGACGATGAAGAAGACGGAGATGAGGGACAAGTTTACAATGAGAATGATAATGAATCTGAACCTGAAGAAGATTAA
- the Prosbeta1 gene encoding proteasome subunit beta type-6 → MPPVTSDYGMNAESDWMNAAHSTGTSIMAAEFNGGVIIGADSRTTTGAYIANRVTDKLTKVTDHIYCCRSGSAADTQAIADIVAYHLSFHGMELGEEPLVETGAAVFRELCYNYRDSLMAGILVAGWDKRKGGQVYSIPIGGMCVRQQVSIGGSGSSYVYGYVDANYKPNMSKEECVKFITNTLALAMSRDGSSGGVVRLGIITEEGIERRVVLGDQLPKFFEG, encoded by the exons ATGCCACCTGTAACAAGTGATTACGGCATGAATGCTGAAAGTGACTGGATGAACGCTGCCCACAGCACTGGT ACCTCTATTATGGCAGCGGAATTCAATGGGGGCGTAATTATTGGGGCCGATTCTCGAACCACTACGGG AGCATACATCGCAAATCGTGTCACAGACAAACTGACTAAAGTAACCGACCATATTTACTGCTGCCGCTCTGGCTCCGCGGCCGATACCCAGGCTATTGCGGACATTGTGGCCTACCATCTAAGTTTTCATGG AATGGAGTTAGGGGAAGAGCCTTTGGTGGAGACAGGGGCTGCGGTTTTTCGCGAGTTGTGTTACAACTATCGTGATTCCCTAATGGCCGGTATTCTGGTTGCGGGTTGGGATAAACGTAAAGGGGGGCAAGTGTACTCAATCCCCATTGGAGGCATGTGTGTGAGACAGCAGGTCTCCATTGGGGGTTCAGGCTCTAGTTACGTGTACGGGTACGTTGACGCCAACTATAAACCGAACATGTCGAAGGAAGAGTGTGTTAAATTCATTACAAACA CTTTGGCACTCGCAATGTCACGCGATGGTTCTTCGGGTGGTGTGGTTAGATTAGGAATTATTACAGAGGAGGGAATCGAGCGCAGAGTGGTCTTGGGCGACCAACTGCCAAAATTCTTTGAGggttaa
- the LOC662413 gene encoding dymeclin isoform X2 — protein MGTAVSKNFELSTNDYLLKFVSTQAISQNDPFWNRLVAFNISPPMTSNDQLALESKIENLCQLLLKNNHTSGNLGSIIDVFLSRATELLTATNTDALFIWQLFNILFIIRCIVKFLCETVTEEQLIEQIEVNGNGTRLETFVDALVKVIVDVEVTDATYGIHLEAITTLLVFLSVQLHSGRKSDQSNIYRLIMRGKHTTHAPLFIKCLLTNYMKQAKVPVGFGANTGHSLVLGIAAELWSILTFSRKSDEVLVSETSDYQEVPLATQSLLLVLVLVHHWTTKNNPYRNSLFLCMNSADNNPIAPIQANMFSRIDYNVLYATICKKASGDVTTLLLYLLIHRNDSFRAFLLSRTDLDHLIIPILKTLYNAPNSNSHHIYMSLIILLILSEDDSFNKSIHEIKLKNIVWYTERTLTEVSLGGLLVLVVIRTVQYNMLKMRDKYLHTNCLAALANMSAQFRDLHPYVSQRLVSLFETLAKRYQKLSTKLWNGKSEKNSEYAITVSQDGDDMEQDITVLEEVLRMVLEIFNSCLSSQLVNNPNLVYTLLYNKHIFEPFKENVAFQDILQNIDIIIKYFSSLLDDKTQQNEVDAYQVLNVIQQGAKRWPKDKLKKFPDLKFKYVEEDQPEEFFIPYVWTLVSQQSILHWTNDNSPLLATVC, from the exons ATGGGTACGGCTgttagcaaaaattttgaattgtcCACGAATgattatttacttaaatttgTAAGCACTCAAGCGATATCACAAAATGACCCCTTTTGGAACCGACTGGTGGCTTTCAACATTTCTCCACCTATGACAAG TAATGACCAGCTAGCGTTAgagtcaaaaattgaaaacctTTGCCAACTGTTGCTGAAAAATAACCACACCTCAGGAAATTTGGGTTCAATTATTGACGTGTTCTTGTCCCGAGCTACCGAGCTTTTGACTGCCACCAACACCGACGC CTTATTCATTTGGCAGTTATTTAACATTCTGTTCATTATTCGCTGCATTGTTAAGTTTCTTTGCGAAACCGTGACTGAGGAGCAGCTAATAGAGCAAATTGAAGTAAACGGCAATGGGACAAGACTTGAGACTTTCGTAGACGCTCTAGTTAAAGTTATCGTCGATGTTGAAGTTACAGATGCCACGTATGGCATACACCTCGAGGCCATTACCACACTTCTAGTATTTTTATCAGTGCAATTACATTCAGGGCGAAAGTCAGACCAAAGCAATATTTATAGACTTATAATGAGGGGCAAGCACACAACGCACGCCCCTTTATTCATCAAATGCTTGCTAACTAATTACATGAAACAGGCGAAGGTGCCGGTGGGGTTTGGGGCCAACACTGGCCACAGCCTCGTTCTGGGGATCGCAGCGGAATTGTGGTCTATTTTAACGTTCAGCAGAAAATCCGATGAAGTTTTGGTGTCTGAAACTAGCGATTATCAGGAGGTACCTTTAGCCACCCAGAGTTTGCTGCTGGTTTTAGTGTTAGTGCACCATTGGACCACTAAGAACAACCCTTACAGGAATAGCCTATTTTTGTGTATGAATAGTGCCG acaATAATCCAATAGCCCCGATTCAAGCCAATATGTTTTCGAGGATAGATTACAACGTTCTTTACGcaacaatttgcaaaaaagcgtCAGGGGACGTGACCACATTATTACTCTATTTACTAATCCACCGGAATGATTCATTTAGGGCCTTTCTTTTGAGTCGAACGGATTTAGATCACTTG ATTATTccaattttgaagactttgtaTAACGCCCCGAACAGCAACTCGCATCATATCTACATGTCACTTATTATCCTACTAATATTGAGTGAGGATGATTCTTTCAACAAATCAATCCatgaaatt aaactgaaaaatatcGTGTGGTATACGGAGCGGACCCTCACTGAGGTCTCGCTTGGCGGCTTGCTGGTCCTTGTGGTGATACGAACAGTACAATACAATATGCTGAAAATGCGTGATAAATACCTGCACACAAATTGTTTGGCGGCTTTGGCGAATATGTCGGCACAGTTTCGAGATTTGCATCCGTACGTTAGCCAACGTTTGGTTTCACTGTTTGAAACTTTGGCGAAACGGTATCAGAAATTATCCACAAAGTTATGGAACGGCAAAAGTGAGAAGAACTCGGAGTACGCCATCACAGTGTCTCAAGACGGTGACGATATGGAGCAGGATATCACAGTTCTTGAGGAGGTTTTGAGGATggttttggaaattttcaatTCGTGTCTTTCCAGTCAGTTGGTCAATAACCCAAATCTAGTTTACACGCTTTTGTACAATAAACATATTTTCGAACCGTTTAAGGAAAATGTTGCGTTTCAAGACATACTCCAAAATATTgacattataattaaatactttTCAAGTTTGTTGGACGATAAAACGCAACAAAACGAAGTGGATGCCTATCAAGTTCTTAACGTTATTCAACAAGGTGCAAAGCGGTGGCCTAAAGACAAGTTGAAG aaatttcccGATTTGAAGTTCAAATATGTGGAGGAAGATCAACCAGAGGAGTTTTTCATACCCTATGTTTGGACTTTAGTTAGCCAGCAATCTATCCTCCACTGGACTAACGATAATTCGCCACTACTAGCGACTGTTTGCTAA
- the LOC662413 gene encoding dymeclin isoform X1 has product MGTAVSKNFELSTNDYLLKFVSTQAISQNDPFWNRLVAFNISPPMTSNDQLALESKIENLCQLLLKNNHTSGNLGSIIDVFLSRATELLTATNTDASLFIWQLFNILFIIRCIVKFLCETVTEEQLIEQIEVNGNGTRLETFVDALVKVIVDVEVTDATYGIHLEAITTLLVFLSVQLHSGRKSDQSNIYRLIMRGKHTTHAPLFIKCLLTNYMKQAKVPVGFGANTGHSLVLGIAAELWSILTFSRKSDEVLVSETSDYQEVPLATQSLLLVLVLVHHWTTKNNPYRNSLFLCMNSADNNPIAPIQANMFSRIDYNVLYATICKKASGDVTTLLLYLLIHRNDSFRAFLLSRTDLDHLIIPILKTLYNAPNSNSHHIYMSLIILLILSEDDSFNKSIHEIKLKNIVWYTERTLTEVSLGGLLVLVVIRTVQYNMLKMRDKYLHTNCLAALANMSAQFRDLHPYVSQRLVSLFETLAKRYQKLSTKLWNGKSEKNSEYAITVSQDGDDMEQDITVLEEVLRMVLEIFNSCLSSQLVNNPNLVYTLLYNKHIFEPFKENVAFQDILQNIDIIIKYFSSLLDDKTQQNEVDAYQVLNVIQQGAKRWPKDKLKKFPDLKFKYVEEDQPEEFFIPYVWTLVSQQSILHWTNDNSPLLATVC; this is encoded by the exons ATGGGTACGGCTgttagcaaaaattttgaattgtcCACGAATgattatttacttaaatttgTAAGCACTCAAGCGATATCACAAAATGACCCCTTTTGGAACCGACTGGTGGCTTTCAACATTTCTCCACCTATGACAAG TAATGACCAGCTAGCGTTAgagtcaaaaattgaaaacctTTGCCAACTGTTGCTGAAAAATAACCACACCTCAGGAAATTTGGGTTCAATTATTGACGTGTTCTTGTCCCGAGCTACCGAGCTTTTGACTGCCACCAACACCGACGC AAGCTTATTCATTTGGCAGTTATTTAACATTCTGTTCATTATTCGCTGCATTGTTAAGTTTCTTTGCGAAACCGTGACTGAGGAGCAGCTAATAGAGCAAATTGAAGTAAACGGCAATGGGACAAGACTTGAGACTTTCGTAGACGCTCTAGTTAAAGTTATCGTCGATGTTGAAGTTACAGATGCCACGTATGGCATACACCTCGAGGCCATTACCACACTTCTAGTATTTTTATCAGTGCAATTACATTCAGGGCGAAAGTCAGACCAAAGCAATATTTATAGACTTATAATGAGGGGCAAGCACACAACGCACGCCCCTTTATTCATCAAATGCTTGCTAACTAATTACATGAAACAGGCGAAGGTGCCGGTGGGGTTTGGGGCCAACACTGGCCACAGCCTCGTTCTGGGGATCGCAGCGGAATTGTGGTCTATTTTAACGTTCAGCAGAAAATCCGATGAAGTTTTGGTGTCTGAAACTAGCGATTATCAGGAGGTACCTTTAGCCACCCAGAGTTTGCTGCTGGTTTTAGTGTTAGTGCACCATTGGACCACTAAGAACAACCCTTACAGGAATAGCCTATTTTTGTGTATGAATAGTGCCG acaATAATCCAATAGCCCCGATTCAAGCCAATATGTTTTCGAGGATAGATTACAACGTTCTTTACGcaacaatttgcaaaaaagcgtCAGGGGACGTGACCACATTATTACTCTATTTACTAATCCACCGGAATGATTCATTTAGGGCCTTTCTTTTGAGTCGAACGGATTTAGATCACTTG ATTATTccaattttgaagactttgtaTAACGCCCCGAACAGCAACTCGCATCATATCTACATGTCACTTATTATCCTACTAATATTGAGTGAGGATGATTCTTTCAACAAATCAATCCatgaaatt aaactgaaaaatatcGTGTGGTATACGGAGCGGACCCTCACTGAGGTCTCGCTTGGCGGCTTGCTGGTCCTTGTGGTGATACGAACAGTACAATACAATATGCTGAAAATGCGTGATAAATACCTGCACACAAATTGTTTGGCGGCTTTGGCGAATATGTCGGCACAGTTTCGAGATTTGCATCCGTACGTTAGCCAACGTTTGGTTTCACTGTTTGAAACTTTGGCGAAACGGTATCAGAAATTATCCACAAAGTTATGGAACGGCAAAAGTGAGAAGAACTCGGAGTACGCCATCACAGTGTCTCAAGACGGTGACGATATGGAGCAGGATATCACAGTTCTTGAGGAGGTTTTGAGGATggttttggaaattttcaatTCGTGTCTTTCCAGTCAGTTGGTCAATAACCCAAATCTAGTTTACACGCTTTTGTACAATAAACATATTTTCGAACCGTTTAAGGAAAATGTTGCGTTTCAAGACATACTCCAAAATATTgacattataattaaatactttTCAAGTTTGTTGGACGATAAAACGCAACAAAACGAAGTGGATGCCTATCAAGTTCTTAACGTTATTCAACAAGGTGCAAAGCGGTGGCCTAAAGACAAGTTGAAG aaatttcccGATTTGAAGTTCAAATATGTGGAGGAAGATCAACCAGAGGAGTTTTTCATACCCTATGTTTGGACTTTAGTTAGCCAGCAATCTATCCTCCACTGGACTAACGATAATTCGCCACTACTAGCGACTGTTTGCTAA